The following nucleotide sequence is from Pochonia chlamydosporia 170 chromosome 4, whole genome shotgun sequence.
GTAGCCCTTCAGAAGCTTACAGGCGGAGGGAGGAAAAAGGTCAATATTGGTAACGACGGGGAGGATGAACTTGACGGTTAAGATAACAAGGAGGCAGAATAGGACAGACTATTTGGTTGCCGCTTGCCAATTCAATACAGAACAACGCCAGAAAATGGTTGACCAAATTTCTTTCACTCGTCCTCGCTCTCGTCCCTGGCCCACGCCTTTTTCAACCATCTCCCTTGAAGGGGCAGTGAGAGGTGGATTTCTTTGCGTCGCCTTGGAGCGCGCGCAAGAATCGCGAAGGCGGCGATAACAAAACATCACGCAGCTGCGAGCTGGGTCCAAACCTGGAAACCAAGAATTCGGTTCTCGGAgtggatgagtttgaagCTGTCTTTTGTTTGATCTTAATCTCTTTCGCATACCTGCGCGGTGTGGACGACACCTCCAAGAAGGTTTGTCTCTCCTGGGTGAGGCGATGACGGGCGTCTGGTGTGAAGGACCCGCTCAACCCTCCCTTGCGTTCTCAACGCCCTCGATGCAGGACGCTGCAGATTTGCAAGAGACTTTTTAGCTGCCATGTGCCCATTGGGTGCTGCGACAAGACCTTCATTGGCCGAATTCATATCCTCTTTTAgttgaagacatggatgctAGTGACGAACTGTCGAAGACGCACATCCCCTCCGGTTGGAGCACCCCCGggtcctcgtcttcgtcctaGTCCATCCCAgtccatcccatctcatcccacCCTACCACTACCCTGCCTGATGCTTTGCAGATAGATCTTGATATTTAGGTTGAGGGGCAAAAAAAAGATGGGTAGCCCTGTCAACCCTTTGTCAATATGCTCCGCTGGAGCTGTCCATCCTCCACCTATAAGTCTTGGATTTATACAGTCTTAGATCCTCCTGGGAAATAAAGCTTCGTTCCAGTCGAGTCCATCACTCTCCTCAGATCATACATTTAGATCCCCATTCCACATCTTTAAAATTCCTCTCAGCATTTCTTGTCCTCCTCAACTTactcttcctcctcccattcaTACTTTGGTGGCTATTGTTGCGAGGTATTCTGCAGCTCCAGCGAGCTTTGTTCTCGTTTGTTGCGACTCGTACCGACATTCCTTGTGCCTCTCTTTCTGCATTTACAGTTACAATGTCTTCACTCTTTCAACCAAGACCCGTGCTATCGTCACAGCGTTACTCCCAGTCACCAGACTATGTCGATGCCAgacgtggtggtggtggtatcCAAACTGGCAGAGTACCTCTGCGAGAGTCCACTGGCAATGCCCAGTCCCACGGCTTCAATGGTTTAGTTTCTTGCTACCAGAACCAGGTGGCTCTATCTCCTTCTATGCAGTCCAATATACCTGCCCCCATGGTACCCTCACAATCACTCGACTGCCTTTACAGAGTCCCAACGCCTCGTCAGCAGCCTCGCTACCAAAGAAGGCCCAAGACCTCCATCAACCCTCTCTACTTTTGGCCAGCCTTTCGACAATATCGAAACAGGCAGGCTCACAAAGATACCCAAAAGGACAAGGGTGGCGTCTGGCGCCGACCTGAACTTGAAGATGCCTTCGTCGACTGTATGTCCTCATTGCCTTGGACTCCCATTACCGTCTATCCAGACCAGTTAGCGCTAATGTGTTATTGTCAGCTGTCCTGCTCATGCCTCACATGGGCCGTCGCAAGTTTTCCATGGGAGGCAAACTTCACGGCCGGAACATGTTGATCAGCGAGTACATCTTTGTAATTtgtgttgccattttgggaAGCAAAGAGATTTTCCGAATCGATAATAGCAATGAGAGCATTGAACAGATGGGACGCAAGCAAGTATCTAGCCACATGCAAGTGGTGAAGAAATTCTTTGAAGACCTTCGATGCTGTAAGTATATATATACACCTGGTAGCTCACACATCTTTGATGGTTGGTGAGCATAACGAGATATGGAATGCtaactccatcaccacagtCCACTTTTTGTTCCCGtcagaagaaaagaaggaacCTGGTTCGACCAACTCAGATGACTACtatgacgaagaagagcaggAGTCATTCAAGTCGAACCCAGTTCTGACGGCGCTGGCTGAAGGTCGAGTGCCCGAGGTGAAGCCCAACTATGAGTACTTCTCCCAGCTTTTGGCGCTGCAGTCGTCCATCTGCACCCGCCCAAAGACTTGTGAGATCTTTGTGTCTTCATCAGACATCAAGATTCGGGATGATATTGCCTACGATGCCCATGACACCCCCCTGGACCAGGAGTCCTTCCCTCACTTGAACAAGTATACCAATTGCGATGACAGCCCCAATGTCCTTGGCAAAGATGTCCTCTTGCATGAATATACTCGGTCTCTTGACCGCACCACATCTGCCTGCGTCAAGTCCGTGACTCGTCGCTGGCAAAAGGAGGCTCCTGCCATGTACGAGACGCTTGACCTCCCAAACAGAGATGAGGAgtgtttgctgctggagatgTGCGCCACTCTAGAACTACATGAGCACGCCAAGTTTCCCTCCGGGTCGGAGCTCACTGGCTTTGTCGAGGTTGCCATTACGCAACCTGCTCTGCAGAACCACAGGTGGAAGTGCATCACTCGCCTCACCAGGCCAGCCGAACTCCACAGTGATGAAGGCAAGCAGGCTGTTTACACTAATGACAGTGGAATCCATCGTCGAGGGTGCAGCGACTCCAAGGTGGATTGTGACTGCCACACCCGCCCTCGACAGGATATCCACGTTCCTTTCCCTGCAGTCGAGTGGGCCAGCATTCTCAGCATGGCGGTGCAGTATCCCGATGTTGAGCATCAGCGCATGAAGGAGAAACGTCGCAAGTACGCGGATGGTGAGGGTAAGAAGGACCTGGAGAGAGCTGGCAGCAAGCGTAAGCGCTCTGAGGATGAAGGGGACGCCGCCTCTTGGGCTCGCCGTGAACTCACAGGGAGTGACCTGATTTGCAAGGTGGCAATGTATCAAGAGCTGTGGTCTTGCGCCCCGGATTCCACGCAGTGGATTCGTCAGGGCATCATTTTCTGGCGATTCAACACAACGAACCAGTGGCACAAGTATAACCCGGTATTCAAGCCTGCTGGTACTACCTGGCGATGGTTGACGATCAACGACCCCATGTCCCGATATCATCAGCAAAAGGCACTGGTCTACCCAACCGCAAATGTCTCAAGAGACGCAGTCATGTCTCCAACCCCAACTATTAACCAGCACCTCACGGCAGCCATGAACGAGACATTCAACACGTGGGACCATGGTAGTAGTGCACCGCATGTGCCGCATGTTCCGCCTCTGCAAACCCCAAACAACAGCATAGGGCTTTTTGACTCCTTCTCCAACGGACTGGCTACGCCTCCACCAACTGCAACCCTCCCTCCGACCTACTCGACTGGAAACTTTGACACGCGAAGCGGCAGTTTTGATGCCAGAAGTGCCAGCTTTGACACCAGGAGTGGTTCCTTTGACAGCAACATGGCACCAAACAACGGAGTAGCATTCCTGCCCACGACCGGTCCCCCATCTCAGCACGAGcgccagccaacaacactCGGAAATAACCAGTCCTTCTTTGACGGGCAGCCATCATTCCCCGAGGTCAAGCCCATCAACACAGCCGTAAACTCATACATGGCCGCCACAACCTCCCTCGAGCTGCCCAACCAGCTCGTCTACGACAACTCTGGCGTCGATGCCAGCAACATGCAAGGATGGGACATGTCCGCTCTGGACGGCTGGTCCGCAGCTTCAGCGCCGGTGAGCGCCACCACAGAATGGGCTCCAGCTCCCAAGGTTGAGCCGCAGGGAGACCATCACGCTGCCATGTGGGCTCCTCCACACTGGCCCTTATCCGCAGGAGCAGCTCCTGGCTCTCACGAGCGAGGAGGAAGTCCACGGCCCTTGAAGAGACGGAGGGAGACTATCGATGTTAATGTGCCAGTCACTgctggatggtgatgggctTGTTGTGTGAAAAATAAGTCTGCGCGATCTATCTGGTATAGACGCCTATGTTACAAGACATGTGAATGGATTGGTTTGGAGTTGGAAGGACATGACATTTTGGCGAGAAAGGCGTTGGGGGGAGTATTTCATGGGGGTTCTTTCTTTGTTACAATTTATGACGAGTGATAATAATACCATATGCTTAGACACATGAATTCTACGTTTTTAATGAATTTTCATTACACCTTTCTATTTCTTTCCGTGATGCCTTGTGGTTCCTGTGttccttgttgctgccgaTATTGGCACTgacgtactccgtatagaCGGTCGACTCAGGGACATCATATCAGAGTTCAATATTGTATCCCTGCCCATTTATCCCCACGCCTCCTAGACAAGGGACAAGACAAGGGACACCGGGAAGGAAGAAAGTAGTCTCGTGGAAGCCTGGAAGTGTCTCTTCAGCAGTGGAGCGGATGCAGGAACCGAACGGGTAACCCCTGGCTAGTAGGCAAGGGATGACGCGTGACGCGAAACGCGATGCAAGCACTTAACGGATTATACAGTGCCAAAATCTTGAAGACGTAATTCACGAGGTGAAATGGACGGCATACGGGCACGGATTCTGGCTCAGACTTTCTGGCTGGACGTATGACGCAGCATGGAGGCCGCACGAACAAAGGAAATgtgaaagaaaaaaaaaaagtgtaGTTCATGGAAACAATAACGATTGGAATTATTTGCATTCTTGCCCTTAAGAATGGGATTGTTTGGGACGCTAGgaatgttggttggttggcgaGGGCGTGCAAAgggtggatggatggtggaaGGGCGGGTATGGAGATGGAGGTTACGAGATGGAGGGATTGGGCAGCTGATGACTTTACTTTACTGTTGTTTACTGTTTGTTGTATTGATATTGGGCGGGATAATGGAGTGGTGACTGGTATGTTGCTGGGGTGAGGTGTTACGGCTTGGGTGTTGAGTCTCATGTTTGTGAATATGCCGTGAAGAGGCCGTGATTACATGGCGGTGTTGCACCATGTGACTTGACGTATACATACAAAGACACTGCGTACAAAACAAACGCACAGCAAAATACAAAGGATCACTCGCGCAGATGAGTGTCCTGCAATGCCCCGTTTCACGAGTCTGTAATATATTGGGCG
It contains:
- a CDS encoding transcription factor AbaA (similar to Cordyceps militaris CM01 XP_006670651.1), with the translated sequence MSSLFQPRPVLSSQRYSQSPDYVDARRGGGGIQTGRVPLRESTGNAQSHGFNGLVSCYQNQVALSPSMQSNIPAPMVPSQSLDCLYRVPTPRQQPRYQRRPKTSINPLYFWPAFRQYRNRQAHKDTQKDKGGVWRRPELEDAFVDSVLLMPHMGRRKFSMGGKLHGRNMLISEYIFVICVAILGSKEIFRIDNSNESIEQMGRKQVSSHMQVVKKFFEDLRCFHFLFPSEEKKEPGSTNSDDYYDEEEQESFKSNPVLTALAEGRVPEVKPNYEYFSQLLALQSSICTRPKTCEIFVSSSDIKIRDDIAYDAHDTPLDQESFPHLNKYTNCDDSPNVLGKDVLLHEYTRSLDRTTSACVKSVTRRWQKEAPAMYETLDLPNRDEECLLLEMCATLELHEHAKFPSGSELTGFVEVAITQPALQNHRWKCITRLTRPAELHSDEGKQAVYTNDSGIHRRGCSDSKVDCDCHTRPRQDIHVPFPAVEWASILSMAVQYPDVEHQRMKEKRRKYADGEGKKDLERAGSKRKRSEDEGDAASWARRELTGSDLICKVAMYQELWSCAPDSTQWIRQGIIFWRFNTTNQWHKYNPVFKPAGTTWRWLTINDPMSRYHQQKALVYPTANVSRDAVMSPTPTINQHLTAAMNETFNTWDHGSSAPHVPHVPPLQTPNNSIGLFDSFSNGLATPPPTATLPPTYSTGNFDTRSGSFDARSASFDTRSGSFDSNMAPNNGVAFLPTTGPPSQHERQPTTLGNNQSFFDGQPSFPEVKPINTAVNSYMAATTSLELPNQLVYDNSGVDASNMQGWDMSALDGWSAASAPVSATTEWAPAPKVEPQGDHHAAMWAPPHWPLSAGAAPGSHERGGSPRPLKRRRETIDVNVPVTAGW